A single window of Methylomarinum sp. Ch1-1 DNA harbors:
- a CDS encoding DUF882 domain-containing protein — protein sequence MDYNINSSRRRFLQQLSCTTAALALPSLATAAVEKPRQVRRLAFDNLHTGEKLTLTYFEQGHYIDEALQEINHLLRDHRSGEMFAMDPALFDLLFDMQTRLGSHRPFQVISGYRSPTTNAKLQKATSGVATKSLHMRGKAIDIRMEGVDSATIRRVAMTMRRGGVGYYPTSNFVHIDTGRVRSW from the coding sequence ATGGACTATAACATCAACTCATCCCGCCGCCGCTTTCTACAGCAATTATCTTGCACCACCGCCGCACTGGCTCTCCCCAGTCTCGCGACGGCCGCGGTCGAAAAACCGCGCCAGGTTAGACGCCTAGCCTTCGATAATCTGCATACCGGCGAAAAATTGACGTTGACTTATTTCGAGCAAGGCCACTATATCGATGAGGCCTTGCAAGAAATCAACCACCTGCTCCGCGACCACCGATCCGGCGAAATGTTTGCAATGGACCCGGCGCTGTTCGACCTGTTATTTGACATGCAAACGCGACTGGGGAGCCACAGACCATTCCAGGTAATTTCCGGCTACCGCTCTCCGACCACCAATGCAAAACTACAAAAGGCCACCAGCGGTGTCGCTACCAAGAGCCTGCACATGCGGGGCAAGGCCATCGACATCCGCATGGAAGGCGTAGATTCAGCCACAATCAGAAGAGTTGCGATGACGATGCGCAGAGGCGGCGTCGGCTATTACCCCACCTCCAATTTTGTCCATATCGATACCGGCCGCGTACGCTCCTGGTAA
- a CDS encoding DUF4389 domain-containing protein: MQEEINENLKKHSTWKRIFFMLIYTVIVGLVRILLWAVILLQVASTLLTGKCNKNILGFGSDLSTYLYHILMFLTFNTDQLPFPFSDWSLTEEFERPSLDKKKE, translated from the coding sequence ATGCAGGAAGAAATCAACGAAAACCTGAAAAAACACAGCACCTGGAAACGCATCTTCTTCATGCTGATTTATACGGTCATCGTTGGCCTGGTCAGAATCCTGCTTTGGGCTGTCATCTTATTGCAGGTTGCATCGACCTTGCTGACAGGCAAGTGCAACAAAAACATCCTCGGCTTCGGCAGCGATTTATCGACCTATTTGTATCATATCCTAATGTTCCTGACCTTCAATACCGATCAACTACCCTTCCCTTTTTCCGACTGGAGTTTGACCGAAGAGTTTGAACGCCCCAGTCTTGATAAAAAAAAGGAATAA
- a CDS encoding L,D-transpeptidase family protein — translation MNNKLMALIIRGKLLLICCLLISTQTLALSRPKIQQARLALDEAVQVVLAGTGHPYLSRPDFNILRQPLKELYFLAPYSLLWLKADDFEGHVPEVLKLLETAPESGLRMADYDVDRLKKEWLALRGQKVVNADDLALFDTALSIATMRYLDDLQRGRIGEQSIRFGFKPSSDVETLVSLLIKAVQSRQIHQLAEWIEPDYKNYRQLKKALARYRALARQYRFPTLLFQGSLREGDRDPQLPLLRRKLAVLGLLGEEVHEDSQGESYDRRLLMAVKHFQRLHGLTDDGVIGAKTLAALNTPLIERVRQIELALERMRWLPRLNKEQALILVNIPAFRLCAYRPGNVLDHCDLSMKVVVGIASKNQTPVFMADLLYLEFRPYWNVPKNITAKEILPKVRENPDYLLKQNMELVQYFGKHAQPQAFSQASLTLLEDGKLKVRQRPGPKNALGLIKFIFPNRYSVYLHDTPAKKLFTYQRRDFSHGCIRVEQPKALAEFVLGSHQEWQAKHIGAAMLNDESQRVIVNDSIAVLVFYSTAQVIGDEVYFFDDIYGYDQQLILALRD, via the coding sequence ATGAACAATAAATTGATGGCGCTGATTATTCGAGGCAAATTATTGTTGATATGTTGTCTGTTGATATCCACGCAAACTTTAGCTTTGTCTAGGCCGAAGATTCAACAGGCTAGATTGGCCTTGGATGAGGCGGTGCAGGTCGTGTTAGCCGGTACGGGACATCCCTATTTGTCTAGACCCGATTTCAATATATTGCGACAGCCCTTGAAAGAGCTTTATTTTTTGGCTCCCTATTCCTTGTTATGGCTCAAAGCCGATGACTTTGAGGGGCATGTGCCTGAAGTATTGAAGTTGCTAGAAACAGCGCCGGAGAGCGGCTTAAGGATGGCGGATTACGATGTCGACAGGCTGAAAAAAGAATGGTTGGCATTACGCGGGCAAAAGGTCGTTAACGCCGATGACTTGGCGTTGTTTGACACCGCGCTTAGCATTGCGACCATGCGTTACCTGGACGACCTGCAGCGGGGTCGTATTGGCGAGCAGAGCATTCGGTTCGGGTTTAAGCCGAGCAGCGATGTTGAAACGCTGGTTTCCTTGCTTATCAAAGCCGTACAGAGTCGACAAATCCATCAATTGGCGGAGTGGATCGAGCCCGATTACAAAAACTACCGTCAACTGAAGAAGGCGTTGGCGCGCTATCGTGCGCTGGCCCGTCAATATCGTTTTCCCACCCTGTTGTTTCAAGGTTCTTTGCGGGAGGGCGATCGCGACCCTCAGCTGCCGCTGTTAAGGCGTAAATTGGCTGTATTAGGACTGTTGGGCGAGGAAGTGCATGAGGACTCGCAGGGCGAAAGCTACGATCGACGATTGCTGATGGCGGTCAAACATTTTCAGCGTCTGCACGGTTTGACTGACGATGGCGTTATTGGCGCAAAAACCCTAGCGGCGTTGAATACGCCATTGATTGAGCGGGTGCGGCAAATAGAATTGGCCTTGGAAAGGATGCGTTGGCTGCCAAGATTGAACAAGGAGCAGGCGCTGATTTTGGTGAATATTCCCGCCTTTCGCTTATGCGCTTACCGACCTGGCAATGTGTTGGACCATTGTGATTTATCGATGAAGGTCGTGGTTGGCATCGCCAGTAAAAATCAAACGCCAGTATTCATGGCTGATCTGCTCTATCTAGAGTTCAGACCTTATTGGAATGTGCCCAAAAACATTACCGCCAAAGAAATTTTGCCTAAGGTGCGGGAAAACCCCGATTATCTGCTGAAACAGAATATGGAGTTAGTGCAATATTTCGGTAAGCATGCCCAGCCGCAGGCATTCAGTCAAGCCAGCTTGACTTTATTGGAGGACGGTAAGCTGAAAGTTCGTCAGCGTCCGGGGCCGAAAAATGCATTGGGCTTGATTAAGTTTATTTTTCCCAATCGCTATTCGGTGTATTTGCACGATACGCCGGCGAAAAAACTATTCACTTACCAGCGCCGCGACTTCAGCCATGGTTGTATCCGGGTAGAACAGCCTAAGGCGCTTGCCGAGTTTGTGTTGGGTTCGCATCAAGAGTGGCAAGCCAAACATATTGGGGCGGCGATGCTAAATGACGAAAGCCAGCGGGTGATCGTCAACGACTCGATTGCCGTGCTGGTTTTTTATAGTACTGCCCAGGTTATTGGCGATGAGGTGTATTTTTTTGACGATATCTACGGTTACGATCAACAGTTGATCCTAGCGCTTCGTGATTAA
- a CDS encoding DUF2333 family protein has protein sequence MSDSTSAHEDAKSKGILWGFGSFLGIVALILIILGEWWGSEPGPFNVQEEAIKRMEVTHTDQMPVGYVYANTLAHIAEVLMYKPGGYISNDVAPPGVLIDNIQNWEHGALIMLRDATTALRNHFSRDQSQSAEDKDLAKAEPYFYYERNSWALPSTESEYEKGIESLHDYMLRLQDPNAKNPAQFYSRADNLWQYVEIVIKRLGGLSTRLGASTDEFSGAAHGPPTDPEDLMTSTLGKTPWLEIDDVFYEARGACWALLHILKAVKHDFADILLDKRAMNTVDIMIHSMEQALTPVLSPMILNGGGFGLFANYSLAMANYIARANASALDLRDIMNRG, from the coding sequence ATGTCAGACAGTACATCAGCTCATGAGGACGCAAAGTCGAAAGGCATACTATGGGGCTTTGGCAGTTTTTTAGGTATTGTTGCTCTTATACTTATCATTCTGGGGGAATGGTGGGGAAGTGAGCCTGGCCCGTTCAATGTTCAGGAAGAGGCGATAAAACGCATGGAAGTCACTCATACCGACCAGATGCCGGTCGGCTATGTGTATGCCAACACCCTGGCTCATATCGCTGAAGTGTTAATGTATAAACCCGGCGGCTATATATCCAATGACGTCGCGCCGCCCGGGGTATTAATCGATAACATCCAAAATTGGGAACACGGCGCCTTGATCATGCTACGGGACGCCACCACGGCCTTGCGCAACCATTTTTCCCGGGATCAATCCCAGTCTGCCGAAGACAAGGACCTCGCCAAAGCCGAACCTTACTTCTATTACGAGCGCAATTCCTGGGCGCTGCCATCAACCGAATCCGAATACGAAAAAGGCATCGAGTCTTTGCACGATTACATGCTGAGACTGCAGGACCCTAACGCTAAAAACCCCGCGCAGTTTTATTCCCGCGCCGACAACCTGTGGCAATACGTTGAAATCGTCATTAAGCGCCTGGGCGGCTTATCCACCCGCCTTGGCGCCAGCACCGACGAATTTTCCGGCGCCGCGCACGGCCCTCCAACCGACCCGGAAGATCTGATGACCAGCACACTGGGCAAGACCCCTTGGCTGGAAATCGATGATGTATTTTATGAGGCTCGCGGCGCGTGCTGGGCGTTATTACATATCCTGAAGGCGGTCAAACATGATTTCGCCGATATTCTACTCGATAAACGCGCAATGAACACGGTGGACATCATGATCCATTCGATGGAACAAGCCTTAACCCCCGTGCTAAGTCCAATGATTCTGAACGGCGGCGGTTTCGGTCTGTTCGCCAACTATTCATTGGCGATGGCCAACTACATCGCCCGCGCCAATGCTTCCGCGCTGGACTTGCGCGACATCATGAACAGAGGTTAA
- a CDS encoding DUF484 family protein, producing MTDAQAPLSADQVEAYLQQHPEFFHDHLGLLEDLSIPHPSGEAVSLISKQLEIFRSKHQDLENQLNALIEIARENDTAFNRMHELTLSMLEAKTLDQVMSNLKQVLSDCFLTDFVSVKVIREHSDDNPLFVAADDDNLKHFSQELANNQPKCGRLTLAQARFLFADAAMEVKSCAIIPMAFTELEGLLAIGSRDDTRFHYSMGHLFLTQMSEIVGTRLISILD from the coding sequence ATGACAGACGCACAAGCGCCATTAAGCGCCGATCAGGTAGAAGCTTATTTGCAACAACATCCGGAGTTTTTTCACGACCATCTAGGCCTACTGGAGGACTTGAGCATTCCCCACCCCAGCGGGGAGGCTGTGTCATTGATCTCCAAGCAATTGGAAATTTTTCGCAGCAAACACCAGGACTTGGAAAACCAGCTCAATGCGCTGATTGAAATTGCTCGGGAAAACGACACGGCCTTCAATCGCATGCACGAACTGACGCTATCGATGCTGGAAGCAAAAACGCTGGACCAAGTGATGAGCAATCTGAAACAGGTGTTGTCGGACTGTTTCCTAACCGACTTTGTCTCGGTCAAGGTCATACGCGAACATAGCGATGACAATCCCCTCTTTGTCGCCGCCGACGACGACAATCTGAAACATTTCAGCCAGGAACTGGCCAACAATCAGCCAAAGTGCGGTCGCCTGACATTGGCGCAGGCGCGCTTTTTATTCGCCGATGCGGCAATGGAAGTCAAATCCTGCGCGATCATTCCGATGGCCTTCACCGAACTGGAAGGCTTGCTGGCAATCGGCAGCCGTGACGACACTCGCTTTCACTACAGCATGGGGCATCTGTTCCTGACCCAAATGAGCGAAATCGTCGGCACCCGGTTAATCTCCATACTCGACTGA
- the xerC gene encoding tyrosine recombinase XerC yields MDADANSALQSFLQSLQVEKRASQHTVSSYRRDLLRLQAFCDDQQLTQWGDLQANDIRQHVAARHRHGIGSRTLQRELSSMRSFFNYLLKKKLASQNPAKHIQAPKQSRTLPKTLDVDQVSGLLDTPADSMLEIRDLAIFELFYSSGLRLSELAALNLSDLSLTNKTLRVQHGKGGKQRDLPIGDKAIHAIEKWRRHRPESADPALFLSKRGTRLGQRSIQLRLERWCRKIGLPEHVHPHMLRHSFASHLLEASQDIRAVQELLGHSNLSTTQIYTHLDFQHLAEIYDQAHPRARKKVR; encoded by the coding sequence ATGGATGCAGACGCCAACTCCGCATTGCAATCGTTCCTGCAGTCTTTACAGGTTGAAAAACGCGCCTCTCAACATACCGTCAGCAGTTATCGACGCGATTTGCTGCGCTTGCAGGCATTCTGTGACGACCAACAACTGACGCAATGGGGGGATCTGCAAGCCAACGACATCCGTCAACATGTCGCCGCCCGCCATCGTCATGGCATCGGCAGCCGTACCTTACAACGAGAACTGTCATCGATGCGCAGCTTTTTCAACTATTTGTTGAAAAAGAAACTGGCGTCGCAAAACCCGGCCAAACATATCCAGGCTCCCAAGCAATCTCGGACACTGCCTAAGACATTGGATGTCGACCAGGTCAGCGGCCTGCTCGATACTCCCGCCGATTCGATGCTGGAAATACGCGATCTAGCCATTTTCGAACTATTCTATTCCTCCGGCCTGCGTCTCAGCGAATTAGCGGCTTTGAATCTAAGCGACCTCTCCTTAACGAATAAGACGTTACGGGTGCAACACGGCAAAGGCGGCAAACAACGCGACCTACCGATCGGCGACAAAGCCATACACGCCATCGAAAAATGGCGGCGCCACCGTCCGGAAAGCGCCGACCCGGCGCTGTTCCTGTCCAAGCGGGGAACGCGGCTAGGTCAACGCAGCATACAACTGAGGCTGGAACGCTGGTGTCGAAAAATAGGTCTCCCGGAACATGTCCACCCGCATATGCTGAGGCATTCCTTCGCCAGCCACCTGCTGGAGGCCAGCCAAGATATCAGGGCTGTACAGGAGCTATTGGGACACAGCAATCTCAGCACCACGCAAATATACACCCATCTCGATTTTCAACATTTAGCCGAGATTTATGATCAAGCTCATCCGCGCGCGCGCAAGAAAGTGCGCTAA